From a single Paraburkholderia edwinii genomic region:
- a CDS encoding ABC transporter ATP-binding protein — protein sequence MPPIISISNLSKTYASGFHALKGINLSIGRGEIFALLGPNGAGKTTLISIVCGIVRASAGSVVVDGHDIQHDYRAARELIGLVPQELTTDAFETVWATVSFSRGLFGKPKNPEYIEKVLRDLSLWEKRDNRIMTLSGGMKRRVLIAKALSHEPRVLFLDEPTAGVDVELRRDMWRLVRSLTASGVTVVLTTHYIEEAEEMADRIGVINGGEIIIVEEKRELIRKLGKKQLRLHLEAPLTAVPAALADYGLEIANGGAELVYTYDSERERAGIAALLNDLNHAGIRFKDLQTSQSSLEDIFVSLVRGQPS from the coding sequence ATGCCGCCAATCATATCGATATCCAATCTATCCAAAACCTACGCATCCGGTTTCCACGCGCTCAAAGGAATCAACCTGTCGATCGGGCGTGGGGAAATTTTCGCATTGCTCGGGCCGAACGGCGCGGGCAAAACGACGCTGATCAGCATCGTCTGCGGGATCGTCAGGGCATCCGCCGGGTCCGTCGTGGTCGACGGGCATGATATCCAGCACGACTACCGCGCCGCGCGCGAGCTGATCGGCCTCGTGCCGCAGGAGCTCACGACCGATGCGTTCGAAACCGTGTGGGCCACCGTCTCGTTTAGCCGCGGACTGTTCGGCAAGCCGAAGAATCCCGAGTACATCGAAAAGGTGCTGCGCGACCTGTCGCTGTGGGAGAAGCGCGATAACCGCATCATGACGCTGTCGGGCGGCATGAAGCGCCGCGTGCTGATCGCCAAGGCGCTGTCGCACGAGCCGCGCGTGCTGTTCCTCGACGAGCCGACCGCCGGTGTCGACGTCGAATTGCGGCGCGATATGTGGCGCCTCGTGCGCTCGCTGACCGCAAGCGGTGTGACGGTCGTGCTGACCACGCACTACATCGAGGAAGCGGAGGAGATGGCCGATCGCATCGGCGTGATCAACGGCGGCGAGATCATCATTGTCGAAGAGAAGCGCGAGCTGATCCGCAAGCTCGGCAAGAAGCAGTTGCGGCTGCATCTCGAAGCGCCGCTTACGGCCGTGCCTGCGGCGCTTGCCGACTACGGGCTCGAAATCGCCAACGGCGGCGCCGAACTCGTCTACACCTACGACTCGGAACGCGAGCGCGCCGGCATCGCCGCGCTGCTCAACGATCTGAATCATGCGGGCATCCGCTTCAAGGACCTGCAGACGTCGCAAAGCTCGCTCGAAGATATCTTCGTGAGCCTCGTGCGAGGCCAACCATCATGA